A genomic region of Anopheles coustani chromosome 3, idAnoCousDA_361_x.2, whole genome shotgun sequence contains the following coding sequences:
- the LOC131259512 gene encoding nuclear receptor coactivator 2: MSQTTAQLLALLCLMSTVASIPLRQGQLLSAMQNMQRSYDARASQDESTGFLQALEEGAEAGTAKQQEPAESNHEASASRSRESEPEMEQPTVAGGGSPLPGVRKNKMLGYFAGLYAPPSTLGIAPAAAAYAQPYGYPMYHSMLDYYDDYLPTLENSYPSLNMLANMQSYPQNVYANMPAGMGSFQTMSNLSPNLQQQLNSLVQQQQQQQQQQQQQQQGSTNPQLANLANTLDANAASLGSFQSLAASFAAGNENFQSLDDEDILSRHSQGSRRRPGVKNSPIYYIRLPPTPYMFVPGVGYISQPPTIQPMAAPVPQYPQLAPPVTMSPFYQLPINFVSNGKPSGIYQWNGAPAAPVAPSQPAFALPYPARPQRPAFAPPAFIQDSKITHLKGPFLFNGRPEEIFLLQNTFNPLFQSPLGSYY, from the coding sequence ATGTCACAAACAACAGCTCAACTATTGGCCCTCCTGTGCCTGATGTCCACCGTGGCCAGCATTCCGCTTCGCCAGGGGCAGCTTCTCTCGGCCATGCAGAACATGCAGCGATCGTACGATGCCCGGGCGAGTCAGGACGAATCCACGGGTTTCTTGCAAGCCTTAGAGGAAGGAGCTGAAGCCGGGACGGCGAAGCAACAGGAACCTGCCGAAAGCAATCACGAGGCGTCTGCGTCGCGAAGCCGAGAAAGCGAACCCGAGATGGAGCAGCCCACCGTTGCTGGAGGTGGCTCTCCCCTGCCGGGAGTGAGGAAGAACAAAATGTTGGGCTACTTTGCCGGCCTGTACGCACCACCGTCGACGCTGGGAATTGCACCGGCGGCGGCTGCTTACGCGCAACCGTACGGCTACCCGATGTATCACTCGATGCTGGATTACTACGACGACTACCTGCCGACGCTGGAGAACTCCTATCCGAGTCTGAACATGCTGGCCAACATGCAGAGCTATCCGCAGAATGTGTACGCCAACATGCCCGCCGGCATGGGCTCGTTCCAGACGATGAGCAACCTCTCGCCCAATTTgcagcaacaactcaacagcttggtccagcagcagcagcaacaacaacagcagcagcaacagcagcaacaagggTCGACGAACCCACAGCTGGCAAACCTGGCCAACACGCTGGACGCGAACGCCGCCTCGCTGGGCAGTTTCCAGAGCTTGGCCGCCAGCTTCGCCGCCGGAAATGAGAACTTCCAGAGTCTTGACGACGAAGACATCCTGTCGAGGCACAGCCAAGGTTCGCGTCGTCGCCCCGGCGTGAAAAACTCTCCGATCTACTACATCCGACTGCCACCGACTCCGTACATGTTCGTGCCTGGTGTCGGCTACATCTCCCAGCCACCCACGATCCAACCGATGGCCGCGCCAGTCCCGCAATATCCCCAACTTGCTCCACCCGTCACCATGAGTCCCTTCTACCAGCTGCCGATCAACTTCGTCTCGAACGGTAAACCATCCGGCATTTACCAGTGGAACGGTGCACCGGCCGCCCCAGTCGCACCATCGCAGCCTGCATTCGCCCTGCCCTACCCGGCGAGACCACAACGACCTGCCTTCGCACCGCCCGCCTTCATCCAGGACTCCAAGATCACACACCTGAAGGGTCCGTTCCTGTTCAATGGCCGACCGGAGGAGATCTTCCTGCTGCAGAACACCTTCAACCCACTGTTCCAGAGCCCGCTAGGCTCGTACTACTGA